A region of Phocoena phocoena chromosome 17, mPhoPho1.1, whole genome shotgun sequence DNA encodes the following proteins:
- the FAM83H gene encoding protein FAM83H: MARRSQSSSQGDNPLAPGYLPPHYKEYYRLAVDALAEGGPEAYSSFLASEGAPAFLCPEELEHVSRHLRAPQHVALEPPEGSPPNVDFDGSSGTYWPVNSDQAVPELDLGWPLTFGFQGTEVTTLVQPPPPDSPCIKDEARRMIRSAQQVVAVVMDMFTDVDLLSEVLEAAARRVPVYILLDEVNAQHFLDMADKCHINLHHVDFLRVRTVAGPTYYCRTGKSFKGHVKEKFLLVDCAVVMSGSYSFMWSFEKIHRSLAHVFQGELVSSFDEEFRILFAQSEPLVPSAGALARMDAYALAPYAGAGPLMGGQVTGALTPFSLPKRAHLLFPPPREEGLGFPSFLDPDRHFLSALRREESPRMPGGALEPHTGLWPLSRHLDAEAGPGGELLGPRGFFQARHQEMDAFKRHSYAAADGTGAVENFAAARQVSRQTFLGHGDDLRFQTSHFHRDQLYQQHYQWDPQLAPARPQGLFEKLRAGRPGFADHDDFTLGAGQRFPELGPDGPQRLDYVPSSASREVRHGSDPAFGPRPRGLEPAGAPSPNLGQRFPCQAVTRLGPETVPKPEPERRGRPEGRAGLRHWRLTSYLSGCHGEDAGEEGLPTPMEAEAYEDDVLVSGGRVAAGDLLTSSFRVPTSFPGSGSGGGDSSEPEGLEAGLAKQDSFRSRPNPLIQRSSRLRSSLIFSASQAEGTGGAVVATAEREQVVSEMPASGGKAMHSAVSTKVAELLEKYKGPTRDTGGMGAAVTVASHSKAVLSQAWREEVSAPGGVGSEHRSLESCLLDLRDSFTQQLHQEAKRQPGTAALTATQLLDTLGGSSGGADRLPSCFLSTQGRSTSPQGRDSPPPEGPGAHQPPHSEPKGIPTSAYPERKGSPTAGFPSCRDRPTTGFTEQKGSPASAYPEHKGSPVSPVPPVPEHRGSLPLPFSGESPKTGPTEEAPGGPMEILRRGSARLRQLLSPKGERRAEDEGSFPVPQENGQPESPRRPSPSQADSTEAATGEERGPRGCVASATANALYSSNLRDDTKAILEQISAHGQKHRGGAAPTPAQSSPEPGHPPAAGGRAPDMSDKDKCSAIFLADSLGTRGRLNRALPAGAAERDRLLHRMESMRKEKRVYSRFEVFCKKEEPGGPGAGEGPAEDTRDSKVGKFMPKLLGTFKSKK, from the exons ATGGCCCGTCGCTCCCAGAGCTCCTCGCAGGGGGATAACCCACTGGCACCCGGGTACCTGCCACCCCACTACAAAGAATATTACCGCCTGGCAGTGGATGCACTGGCTGAGGGCGGGCCGGAGGCCTATAGCAGCTTCCTAGCGTCCGAGGGGGCACCTGCCTTCCTGTGCCCTGAGGAGCTGGAGCACGTGAGCCGCCACCTGCGGGCCCCACAGCACGTTGCCCTCGAGCCCCCCGAAGGCAGCCCTCCCAACGTGGACTTCGATGGCTCCTCGGGCACCTACTGGCCTGTGAACTCAGACCAGGCAGTGCCTGAACTCGACCTGGGCTGGCCCCTGACCTTCGGCTTCCAGGGCACTGAGGTTACCACACTGGTGCAGCCGCCGCCACCTGACAGCCCCTGCATCAAGGATGAGGCTCGAAGGATGATCCGCTCTGCCCAGCAG GTGGTGGCCGTGGTGATGGACATGTTCACCGACGTGGACCTTCTCAGTGAAGTGCTGGAGGCCGCTGCGCGCCGCGTCCCGGTCTACATCCTCCTAGATGAGGTGAACGCGCAGCACTTCCTGGACATGGCTGACAAGTGCCACATCAACCTGCACCACGTGGAC TTCCTACGCGTGCGCACTGTGGCGGGCCCCACCTACTACTGCCGTACTGGGAAGTCCTTCAAGGGCCACGTGAAGGAGAAGTTCCTCCTAGTGGATTGTGCCGTGGTGATGAGCGGGAGCTACAG CTTTATGTGGTCCTTCGAGAAGATCCACCGGAGTCTGGCACACGTGTTCCAGGGCGAGCTGGTCTCCAGCTTCGATGAGGAATTCCGCATCCTCTTCGCACAGTCCGAGCCGCTGGTACCCTCCGCCGGGGCGCTAGCTCGCATGGACGCCTACGCCCTGGCTCCATACGCGGGGGCTGGGCCCCTCATGGGTGGCCAGGTGACCGGGGCGTTGACCCCTTTCTCCTTACCCAAACGAGCCCACCTCCTGTTCCCACCGCCTCGGGAAGAAGGCCTGGGCTTCCCCTCATTCCTTGACCCCGACCGCCACTTCCTGTCGGCCCTCCGTCGAGAGGAGTCACCGCGGATGCCGGGGGGCGCCCTGGAGCCGCACACGGGGCTGTGGCCACTGTCGCGGCATCTGGACGCCGAGGCCGGACCAGGCGGGGAGCTCTTGGGCCCGCGGGGCTTCTTTCAGGCGCGGCACCAAGAGATGGACGCCTTCAAAAGGCACAGCTACGCGGCCGCCGACGGCACGGGAGCCGTGGAGAATTTCGCTGCCGCGCGACAGGTGTCACGGCAGACGTTCCTCGGCCACGGTGATGACTTACGCTTCCAGACCAGCCACTTCCACCGCGACCAGCTCTACCAGCAGCACTACCAGTGGGATCCGCAGCTTGCACCAGCACGCCCACAGGGCCTGTTCGAGAAGCTGCGCGCTGGCCGCCCTGGCTTCGCGGACCATGACGACTTCACGCTGGGCGCCGGGCAACGCTTTCCGGAGCTCGGCCCGGACGGACCCCAGCGGCTGGACTACGTGCCATCCAGTGCCTCACGGGAGGTGCGCCATGGCTCTGACCCTGCCTTCGGGCCCAGGCCCCGCGGTCTGGAACCGGCCGGGGCCCCATCCCCCAACCTGGGACAGCGCTTCCCTTGCCAAGCGGTGACGAGGCTAGGCCCAGAGACTGTGCCCAAGCCAGAGCCAGAGCGCAGAGGCCGGCCCGAGGGGAGGGCGGGACTGCGGCACTGGCGCCTCACCTCCTACCTGAGCGGCTGTCACGGTGAGGATGCTGGCGAAGAGGGCCTGCCCACACCCATGGAGGCCGAGGCCTATGAAGACGACGTGTTGGTTTCTGGGGGCCGGGTGGCCGCCGGGGACCTGCTGACCTCGAGCTTCCGTGTGCCCACGTCCTTCCCGGGCTCCGGCAGCGGTGGTGGCGACAGCTCCGAGCCCGAGGGCCTGGAGGCAGGCCTGGCCAAGCAGGACTCTTTCCGCTCGCGCCCGAACCCGCTGATCCAGCGCAGCTCGCGGCTGCGCTCCTCCCTCATCTTCAGCGCGTCGCAGGCGGAGGGCACGGGCGGAGCTGTTGTGGCCACCGCGGAGAGGGAGCAGGTGGTGAGCGAGATGCCGGCGTCCGGTGGCAAGGCCATGCACTCTGCTGTCTCCACCAAGGTGGCCGAGCTCCTGGAGAAATACAAGGGCCCGACTCGAGACACCGGCGGCATGGGGGCGGCAGTCACGGTCGCCAGCCACAGCAAGGCTGTCCTGTCCCAGGCGTGGCGGGAGGAGGTGTCGGCGCCTGGGGGCGTTGGGAGCGAGCACCGCAGCCTCGAAAGCTGCCTGCTAGACCTGCGCGACTCCTTCACGCAGCAGCTGCACCAGGAGGCCAAGCGGCAGCCGGGAACCGCCGCTCTCACCGCCACGCAGCTGCTGGACACACTGGGCGGGAGCAGCGGTGGCGCTGACCGGCTgccttcctgcttcctctccaccCAGGGCCGCTCCACCTCCCCGCAAGGGCGGGACAGCCCCCCACCAGAGGGGCCTGGGGCGCACCAGCCGCCCCACTCTGAGCCAAAAGGGATCCCCACCTCAGCTTACCCCGAGCGGAAGGGAAGTCCCACTGCAGGGTTTCCCAGCTGCAGAGACAGGCCCACCACGGGATTTACCGAGCAGAAGGGGAGTCCCGCTTCTGCCTACCCTGAGCACAAGGGAAGCCCGGTGTCCCCGGTGCCCCCTGTGCCGGAACACAGGggcagcctccccctccccttctccggGGAGTCTCCAAAGACGGGGCCCACAGAGGAGGCGCCTGGTGGCCCCATGGAGATCCTGCGCAGGGGATCTGCGCGGCTGCGGCAGCTGCTGAGCCCCAAGGGCGAGCGGCGCGCGGAGGATGAGGGTAGCTTCCCGGTGCCGCAGGAGAATGGGCAACCTGAGAGCCCCCGGCGGCCATCGCCAAGCCAGGCCGACAGCACCGAGGCTGCCACAGGAGAGGAGCGGGGCCCGCGGGGGTGCGTGGCCTCGGCCACGGCCAATGCCTTGTACAGTAGCAACCTGCGGGATGATACGAAAGCCATCCTGGAGCAGATCAGCGCCCACGGCCAGAAGCACCGCGGAGGCGCCGCGCCGACCCCGGCCCAGAGCAGCCCTGAGCCGGGCCACCCTCCAGCTGCCGGCGGCCGGGCCCCTGACATGTCCGACAAGGACAAATGTTCTGCCATCTTCCTCGCAGACAGCCTGGGGACCCGAGGCCGGCTGAACCGCGCGCTGCCAGCCGGCGCCGCCGAGCGCGACCGACTGCTGCACCGCATGGAGAGCATGCGCAAAGAGAAGCGCGTCTACAGCCGCTTCGAGGTCTTCTGCAAAAAGGAGGAGCCCGGGGGCCCGGGGGCCGGGGAGGGCCCGGCAG